The stretch of DNA NNNNNNNNNNNNNNNNNNNNNNNNNNNNNNNNNNNNNNNNNNNNNNNNNNNNNNNNNNNNNNNNNNNNNNNNNNNNNNNNNNNNNNNNNNNNNNNNNNNNNNNNNNNNNNNNNNNNNNNNNNNNNNNNNNNNNNNNNNNNNNNNNNNNNNNNNNNNNNNNNNNNNNNNNNNNNNNNNNNNNNNNNNNNNNNNNNNNNNNNNNNNNNNNNNNNNNNNNNNNNNNNNNNNNNNNNNNNNNNNNNNNNNNNNNNNNNNNNNNNNNNNNNNNNNNNNNNNNNNNNNNNNNNNNNNNNNNNNNNNNNNNNNNNNNNNNNNNNNNNNNNNNNNNNNNNNNNNNNNNNNNNNNNNNNNNNNNNNNNNNNNNNNNNNNNNNNNNNNNNNNNNNNNNNNNNNNNNNNNNNNNNNNNNNNNNNNNNNNNNNNNNNNNNNNNNNNNNNNNNNNNNNNNNNNNNNNNNNNNNNNNNNNNNNNNNNNNNNNNNNNNNNNNNNNNNNNNNNNNNNNNNNNNNNNNNNNNNNNNNNNNNNNNNNNNNNNNNNNNNNNNNNNNNNNNNNNNNNNNNNNNNNNNNNNNNNNNNNNNNNNNNNNNNNNNNNNNNNNNNNNNNNNNNNNNNNNNNNNNNNNNNNNNNNNNNNNNNNNNNNNNNNNNNNNNNNNNNNNNNNNNNNNNNNNNNNNNNNNNNNNNNNNNNNNNNNNNNNNNNNNNNNNNNNNNNNNNNNNNNNNNNNNNNNNNNNNNNNNNNNNNNNNNNNNNNNNNNNNNNNNNNNNNNNNNNNNNNNNNNNNNNNNNNNNNNNNNNNNNNNNNNNNNNNNNNNNNNNNNNNNNNNNNNNNNcccccccccccccgcccatATTGTAAAAAGTAAGAACTGATCTTAGTCGTCGGCGATTAGGGTTCATCAATGATGGAgggttttactaaaaaaaaaatacaggtcaatttcataatttttaaaaacttacaagttttcaatatttataagaacctcgcttttttttttattatttatttttacagcAACTTTTAATTGCTGATCTACCCATATAGATGGATTAGATCAATTTTCACTTTGTATGTAGGAGTATAttcactttgcaaggtggacctgagtccatgACATAATTTGCCCCCTTACCCTCACCCCCTTTCTAACATCTTCAATCAAATAACCATTAGGACATTTAGACTAATGGTTTTCTTTCTACAATTTCAACAACTAGACTAGGGGTCGAATCTCTGAAAGTCAAAATTAGTCATGGGCCTTTCGACTTGTGCCTTGTATAGCCCATTGTGAATATTGCTTGAACTCAAATCTCGTGAAATATTATTACTCGTACATGGGGTGCCTTGTATCTGTATAGCCCATTGGCCTTTTGACTTGTGCCTTGTATAGCCCATTGTGAATATTGCTTGAACTCAAATCTCGtgaaatattattactattttttactCGTACAGAGGGTGTgtattttttcttccaaaacccCTATAATGTTACTCTTCATCAAAAtagaataacatatataaaatcacGTACTTATTCCATATGATCAAAAGATTAAAATAGCCTTttaagttttgaaaattgaagctATAAAAAAGTACTCCGTAGTATTTTTCAATAGTGGAGATAGCCGGTTAATTTCAAGGTTTGTTTGATTAATAGGTTTATCTATCAGgaatatttattgtttagttGACAGATCTTTAGATCACTACTATGGATTTTGATTACCTCCTTAATTGCAAAATCCATTCTCTAATAAAataacagcacgtttggttcacggaatgaattttgaggtaataggaatgctattccataaggaatggaataggcaaggaatagaatatgaattgtattctattgtttggttcacggaaggaatagactttaggaattatattacagtgtttggttggtttaaggaatagaaatgaaatatgttttaaaaggcATAAATACCCTCATAAAATATGtagttgtagtagtagtagtagtagtagtaataataataataataataataataataataataataataataataataataataataataataataataataataataataataataatattcatattcatattcatattcatattctaATTACATAGAGTTTATATCCACATCGTATAGCCTataaggacattcatgttattattaatattattatgtaataataaaataaaacttataataatatcaataacaataataaaaaagaataataataataataataataataataataataataatacaaaacaaaattatatataaaataatttttttaaaaacacaaatgagagtttttgatcccacatcggtAACTCAGGAAGATAagctcatttgagctcctctatataagagaaacatttcctctcttttgaaattaacaacagcatgaggaagccttaaagagccaaaagctCCTTCGTTTAAGGAGCTTTAATTGCTattagttacaagttttttttttttttaaataatatagcAGCGTTTTAGGAAATGGAAGATCTTTAGATCACTACCTAGGAAATGGAAGATCTTTAGATCACTACCTAGGGGGGcctaggaatctctattccccttgcaaggggaataggcaaggggaataggtcattcccaGGAACACTGTTCCTAGGAATAGAAAGTTTTACCAAACAGCGGAATAggcctattactgggaatgctatttCATTCCAAGCCTATTTCGCGAAGCAAACATGCCATAAGGGTTTCACCCCCTTTCTACTCCGCtcccccaactattaataattattcgcATTCCACCCTCTACtactaaacatgtaaaatacttttatcaaaacttattaccattaccaagtatttgatacccattccaatttcgattctcatgtgcgaaccaaacccACCTTCTTAACTATTGTGTTTCTCACTTTTGGTTCTTCATTTGTGAAAATATTAGTGTCACTTTTAATCCCTGTTATCCATTTGAAAAAGGGGACGTGACACACCTTCAATAGCTACAAATCAAATTtagttgattttttattttgtttttaataaaacaCAATAGTAAAAAGGATACGGTTGAAATTAAGTTCGGTAATGAAATCTACTAATTAtcaaacatattaaaatttgaacTTGTATCTGTCACTATTTGGCACTAATAACGAGTACTATTTTGCACTAATCTATACTACCTTGCCTGCCATCCTGCAGCATCATCTATTGAAGTACCGTTAAGCCTTCCTCAATTGTGAATTTTTGCGAGGTGTGATTAGAAAAAAGAATATGatagaaaagataaaaaagaaaataaaaataaaataaaagttgatatatatataaataaagaataaagtagACTGCTGATAACGCGCCCAGCAGGAAGATCCCACTCCACTGCAAAATTCAAAAACTGCTAGGAAGAACATAACCTTACTGCAAAAGCCCTCAGGCGGGTCCTACTCCACTACAAAATACCCTCATTTGCAGGAAAGTCTGCCATTGTTGATCTCTCTCTTCCAAGGTGGCCAAAATCTCCTTAAAAACCGTGACAAAGTGACTAATGGGGATGGCCTTACACTTGATAAAtagtactccctccgtcccattttatgtgtctggttcagttaacgagacttgactgaagttattttaattcaaattttcataatattaggtttagtattaatatacaaaatttatatatttagaaactatactaaaagtactattaaacacaaaaaatcaaatttaaaaataagtaaattataataaagaaaataaacaaagaaggaagagtttgtttgaccaatgaatagtaagtaggatagataaaatgggacaggggGAGTATGAGTGTATATTTGGTTCATAGATTTACACACAaaaaatgagaatcaaaatcatagttattgtttggttgacaactttttaaaacaccaTTATAAAATTCGATTACCCCTTAAATTAAAAACtccattccctaattaaaaatgagtatcaTTTCATCTTATCTCGGCCTCCTCATATGTCACCTCATCGCTACATCcctcatatttttgttttgattttttttttcattttggtgCTTtggatattattaattaattaatatataaaaaaaatataataaatatatacacatacatatatgttgtgtatatatattaaatttccaTATTCAATGCATGAACAatgacctttttattttttttattatttcatttttcttccttattttttattccattcTTCAAAAAGTAGAGTATAATAGTATtgagttttataattattaaaagattTGAATCCAATAGTAGGATAACAAAAGTATGTAAACAAACATGATAATGTGTATCAAAATTCATAGCGAGGTACAAAAGTCCCCAACTAGACACTACCTTAATTAATAGGTTTTGGGTGCTCACGACACAATATGATGACACGGTAACTCGATCAAAGCCGATTAGAcatcttaatataattttttttttaagtttagaagattttttttaatatgcaaTTATAGTAAAAATATTCAACTCTTAACACgccataatattaataaaatgataaaacaatatcttaaaaaaatcataaatactgaatattaacaagttaaATGAGTTCAAACGGTTAAGCCAATTGACCCCTTAAATATGAGTTTTAATGGATCAAAATCCATTAATGATCCAAGACATGTTAAGACTAACCACCAATTTATTATTTTCGTGTCTAATTTTGTGTCATGTTAATGCATGAGTCATTTCACAGATTGCCAGCTCTAAGTATCCTACATCATACCTAAATCATGTAGTATCCTTTTTAAGCATAATCCACATGTCCTTAAGGCTTGAGAGGGACAACTTTAAACTTCTTTTAGAAACAAAATGATATGCACTAAAACTGGCAAATCCCATAAACCTACTTAATTAGTAGTAGGTTATCTAACAAGTTGAAAGGGTTTCCACTTAATCCCAAAGCAGACTATTTTTTTAGGCTTTGTTGACGGCATGCTCCCTGCCAGAAGTACCACGTGGCACGTGCATTTGGTCCACAATTAACtttcaaattaataatataatatttaaggcACAAAGTACTGCAACTTATTGACAGCATTAGAGGTTAATTACCCAAGAAATTTAAAAGGGAAAGGCTATCTAGCTGAAGGGGGACCATTTGATCCATAATTGATGAAGGTAAGATAGATGACTTTTATAAAGCTCTTATTAATTAGGGTTAAGAATTTTTCCTCGAGTCCATCCTAATGGCCTTGAACATATCTAGCAAAGATTGACCTAACTTGCACCATCAATAAACATTTGTTTCTCTAATGTCCCACGCGCACTCAGATTGATAAGTGTTATATGCTTTCAGAATCTCGACAATATCACGCTAtgtaaaaattatgtgtatatataatatgtaatggAGGACACACACATATTAAAGAGATTCTTATGTATACATCATGAAACATAAAAAGCATGTATAGAGTATCACTTTAGTACATCTATTTAGAGAGGAGGTTTAGGTAATGAAACTAAACACCCAAGAAACCAAGAGAGCAATATAATGTGTCTTTGTCGGACAAGAAAATTTTCAATGTTTATGTTCTTCTAAATACTACCTACTGAACCAGTGATTTTCAACGTTTCTGTTCTTCCAAATACTGCTTACTGAATCAGTGATTTTCTGCGTTTTTTCAAATACTGTCTACTGAAAACAGTGATTTTCTGCGTTTTTCCAAATACTGCCTACTGAAATGAAACCAGTGATTTTCTGGGTTTTTCCAAATACTGCCTACTGAAATGAAACCagtgactttttgtgtttttccaaATACTGCCTATTGAAACtagtgattttttgtgtttttctaAATACTGCCTACTGAGCCAGATTTTCTGCGTTTCTGTATATAGAAACATATATGGTTGATAACATAATGCAAGGGTTTGAATACAGGTCCACCGGAGCAGGGTGTTCCGGTACCGACGGCGAGGATAGAGTGATGAAGGAGCAAGATCGGCTACTGCCGATAGCAAACGTGGGGAGGATTATGAAGAAGATTCTCCCCCCTAACGCGAAGATCTCAAAAGAGGCGAAACTCACCATGCAAGAATGCGTTTCAGAGTTCATTAGCTTCGTGACCGGAGAGGCGTCGGATAAGTGCCAGAAGGAGAAGCGGAAAACGGTGAACGGCGACGACGTTTGTTGGGCGCTGGGGAGTTTAGGGTTCGACGATTATGCGGCGCCGTTGAAGAGGTATCTGCATAGGTACAGAGAGATGGAAGGAGAAAGGGCGAATCAAAGTAAGAGTGTTGCAGGTGAAAGGGAAGAAGAGAaggaaggtgcaccaatccaattTTTGCCCTACAGCTTTCCCAACCAACAATTTCATCAAGTGATTAATATTGactaatttttgtttaattgtctactatatatatatatatatatatatatatatatatatatatatatacacgtgggCATATAGTGACTCTCATATATGGGAAGTCATGAGATTGAACTTACTCTTTTTAtgtatggacagatactacaatataatagagtCAATGATCcatcttttacttttaattatcaaatttaaaatagatttttttgaaaagtatattTGAAACGGTAACAGAGGTACCATATATAGTAATTGGCAAATCgatattatttgatttgaagTATAAGAAATATATCCGTTCAAATCctctattataaaattataactagaggtaatatatattttttaaaagagaaacaTTTCTAATTGTGAAGACTAAATATAATCTTATTGATCTTCAACTCATGAACTCAGGTGACAAAAgataataattgttgcccaaCTAAGTTGGTCAGGCGTACAATTGATTTGATAATCAGTTTTATTTTTAGTGAAAATTGTTTGTtagtcttcttgatttgagccgatTAGTTATGTACCACTTTGGCTGGTTTACATTATTGTAAATCAAAAAGATAATAATTGTTGATATTGACAAATTCAGCCCAAATACCGGATCTTAATTGgcaaataaaagaataaagatTGTGTTATAAGTATGGATATTACTTTACTGAATAATTTGGATGAAGCTTTTTGAGtgtccaaaaataaataattccaaAGTGGGCAATATTACACTACTGTAATTAGGCACGAGCCTACCAGGGTTGTTttcggcaatttatatcgtgggcCTTCATCCTATATATagaatttaatttcataaggtactgatgggtaaataccccaagggactactgtagaaatacaatgtatatagtccatgtattattgtacccctaaaaggtcgggtgtcccttaggaattgttaaagggcaagtgacctttgagaaatattatattcccgaagggtcaggtcctattcctatataaaggacctgacccttcactGTAATGGCATCCTTTGATCCTGGCCTCTCGACCctctctctcttgttcactATGGGGTTCTTGGTTCTTCTCCAGGGAGGAATCCATGGCTTTCATTTTCAatcatacacactccatacactacatcatacacaatcaaacacacgtggtgtaaatccgtacccccgtttacatttacaccatcattggcgccgtctgtggggaatgcgacgaaatgccgtgttcctctaatcaACCGGATGGTATTCACCATCCTCATCACCGTCAACAATAACTTCATCAACCAGTTCCAGCGACACACAATAACTTCATCAGCCAGTTCCATCGGCGTCGCTGACGCGTCAACTGCCGCCGATTTTTACCCGGCCGGAGTCGCTGCTGCCACCGTTGGAGAAGAGTTCCACCATGCCACCGTCGACCACTGCCTTGACGTGCAACCTCCAGCGGCCGGTTTACGTTTTTTCCTCCAACGTACATCCTCCGGCCACACGCCCTTTCCTCTTCCCTTGCCTCGCCACTCTCACGCGAAAACTTCCAGTCTCCAGTCATGCACTCCGAATCCAGTTGTCGGATCCAGNTGAATGTGACTTTTCAGGTATAATGGCCTATAGTGGGGAACAACTTTTGTTTGATAGCCAATTTCTCTCTCCTACTTTTTCTAAACCATTATTCTTCAATGGTCAGAATGTGCCCTTCTCTCAATCTCTCCCTTTAACTATTTTGGCCTCATTCTATATATTATACTCCACATTACCCAACTACccataacatttatatttatataatatataatggtttatatattatatatagggaTATTTTCTCCATATACTTCTACTGCTATGTTCCCGTGTAAAAGATGGcaaggaaataaaaaataaaaaaggggtggaaaagaaattgagTGATTTGAGTGTGTTTCATGGGAAAGAGAGAGTGACAAAAACAAAAGtggcgaaaaaaaaaaataaaaaaaaaataaaaaggtggcggaaataaaaaaaatggtggagGAAAATGGCAACTCACTTTCATAACAACAACTGATTAACGTTGGAGACGCACGCCACAACCACCGCGACTGCCATAGAAGTGCTCCACCATGCCGCCATGCCACCAGCAAAGCTTCCGTCTCCACTGTCGTCTCTCTCTCACTCGCTCAtggccaccgccaccgccacagCACCTCACCACTGGTCGTCGCCGGCCATTATCGCGACTACAAAAGCCGCGAACTCGCCGCCGTTCGCACAACACCGCAGCAACGACTTCCACATCCAACCGCCGCTCCGCCATTGCCAGTCCCAGATCTAAACCGTCAGCATCTCCGGTCACCACCACCCGCCGCGAATGTCGCCTCCAAGCTCAGAAAATACGTTGGCTCAAGGAACACCCGATCCAACAAACCGCCGGAAAGAGATGCGGTCGCCGGTGACGTCTCTTTCTCTCCGGCAAAGAAGACagcgaagaagaagatgatgaagctggtttcttctttcttcttcttaatccatataatattattatgtattattattattataatgtaaaaaaaaatgtatgggcctatggggtagcacggctaccccatgtgattttcatagagtgggggactttgtcccccacattgcatttttatatatatttaaaaaaaaaaaaaaaggaaataggACAGCCACTTTCGGCtatcctattaaaaaaaaataaaaaaaaaatcccttaatGTGTTCCTATTATTGGATTAACGAAGATTTCACCAAGAATCAAGACTATTGAAGATGAAGACTCCAAATGAAGGTGGAGATTATTGAAGATGAAGACTTCAACGAAGATCAagaagttgaagatgaagattgtagTCCCTTATTAGAAATGATAGATTTTTGTATCCTAATTTCTTTGTAAGGAGACTCTTGTAAAACTCTCCGACTCTTCCGATTGAGGTTTGAccgacctgcacggatttgtCCGGTTGAGTATGTTGTATGCCCATGCTTCGTCATGgcacttgtaaaaaaaaaaaaaaaaaaaaactctccgacccttccgtttggggtttggccgacctgcacggatttgtttggttgagtgtgcccatgcctcgtcatggcacttgGAAAAATCTCCggctcttccgtttggggtttgatcaacctgcacggatttACCCGGTTGATTGTGCAcatgcctcgtcatggcacttgaaaaaggaccattgtggtcgcaaaagggccattgtggtcgcaaaaaaataaataaaatcccgCGCTCCCGCGATGAGACCAAAATGGTCGCCCAAATACCGGCTTGGTGAAAAAGATGCCGTTGGCACAAAGAAAAAAGgaccattgtggtcgcaaaaaaaaaataattataaaaatcccgCTCCTTAGCTATGAGACCCCTGTGGTCGTCAAAGCACCAGCTCGGTAAAAAAGATGCCTTTGGCACAAAAAATCTTGCGCAATATAGTGGCTTTGGGTGCCCGCACAGCCCCAAAGTGGTGCATTAAGGTATCCCTCGGAGTGAgggttcatttttagttatagAAGTGGAGTTAGGAACTAACTTAGAATTTGCATATCAGGATAGGCATGCATTACatgcatatttgcattttttatcttattttttgcaGGATTTCTAAAAAGCTCACGGGATATGAAGAATCACTAGGGGACATGAAGAATCACTCGAGATTCAACCTAGAAAAGCTGATCAAGCTGCATAAAACCAAGACAGCCCCCTTTATAGTCTTTAAATGATTACGCctttttggttgtactctttttcccttagctaggttttttcccatagggtttttcttagtctaaggtttttaacgaggcaaccagcgtaaatcacgcccctcatgctcaactcagacttgaggggttcatcacagactattaaggcattcagaccggggagactttgcttgtaacaagttggccgcccggagcacattttacttctcgaacctgacgactctcgcagattcaagaagtgggggacttgtgtgttggtcccaaggggatggggtacaagtctagaggggggggtgaatagacttgtataagattttgcaaatcttttcgacctctcgtgtgtattgaacttaggatgtttaggttcgatacctcacgaggtgaagacaaagttttatgcgcagcggaaatattatcccctttttgttagcacgagtttgggttagttcgagaggtgNNNNNNNNNNNNNNNNNNNNNNNNNNNNNNNNNNNNNNNNNNNNNNNNNNNNNNNNNNNNNNNNNNNNNNNNNNNNNNNNNNNNNNNNNNNNNNNNNNNNNNNNNNNNNNNNNNNNNNNNNNNNNNNNNNNNNNNNNNNNNNNNNNNNNNNNNNNNNNNNNNNNNNNNNNNNNNNNNNNNNNNNNNNNNNNNNNNNNNNNNNNNNNNNNNNNNNNNNNNNNNNNNNNNNNNNNNNNNNNNNNNNNNNNNNNNNNNNNNNNNNNNNNNNNNNNNNNNNNNNNNNNNNNNNNNNNNNNNNNNNNNNNNNNNNNNNNNNNNNNNNNNNNNNNNNNNNNNNNNNNNNNNNNNNNNNNNNNNNNNNNNNNNNNNNNNNNNNNNNNNNNNNNNNNNNNNNNNNNNNNNNNNNNNNNNNNNNNNNNNNNNNNNNNNNNNNNNNNNNNNNNNNNNNNNNNNNNNNNNNNNNNNNNNNNNNNNNNNNNNNNNNNNNNNNNNNNNNNNNNNNNNNNNNNNNNNNNNNNNNNNNNNNNNNNNNNNNNNNNNNNNNNNNNNNNNNNNNNNNNNNNNNNNNNNNNNNNNNNNNNNNNNNNNNNNNNNNNNNNNNNNNNNNNNNNNNNNNNNNNNNNNNNNNNNNNNNNNNNNNNNNNNNNNNNNNNNNNNNNNNNNNNNNNNNNNNNNNNNNNNNNNNNNNNNNNNNNNNNNNNNNNNNNNNNNNNNNNNNNNNNNNNNNNNNNNNNNNNNNNNNNNNNNNNNNNNNNNNNNNNNNNNNNNNNNNNNNNNNNNNNNNNNNNNNNNNNNNNNNNNNNNNNNNNNNNNNNNNNNNNNNNNNNNNNNNNNNNNNNNNNNNNNNNNNNNNNNNNNNNNNNNNNNNNNNNNNNNNNNNNNNNNNNNNNNNNNNNNNNNNNNNNNNNNNNNNNNNNNNNNNNNNNNNNNNNNNNNNNNNNNNNNNNNNNNNNNNNNNNNNNNNNNNNNNNNNNNNNNNNNNNNNNNNNNNNNNNNNNNNNNNNNNNNNNNNNNNNNNNNNNNNNNNNNNNNNNNNNNNNNNNNNNNNNNNNNNNNNNNNNNNNNNNNNNNNNNNNNNNNNNNNNNNNNNNNNNNNNNNNNNNNNNNNNNNNNNNNNNNNNNNNNNNNNNNNNNNNNNNNNNNNNNNNNNNNNNNNNNNNNNNNNNNNNNNNNNNNNNNNNNNNNNNNNNNNNNNNNNNNNNNNNNNNNNNNNNNNNNNNNNNNNNNNNNNNNNNNNNNNNNNNNNNNNNNNNNNNNNNNNNNNNNNNNNNNNNNNNNNNNNNNNNNNNNNNNNNNNNNNNNNNNNNNNNNNNNNNNNNNNNNNNNNNNNNNNNNNNNNNNNNNNNNNNNNNNNNNNNNNNNNNNNNNNNNNNNNNNNNNNNNNNNNNNNNNNNNNNNNNNNNNNNNNNNNNNNNNNNNNNNNNNNNNNNNNNNNNNNNNNNNNNNNNNNNNNNNNNNNNNNNNNNNNNNNNNNNNNNNNNNNNNNNNNNNNNNNNNNNNNNNNNNNNNNNNNNNNNNNNNNNNNNNNNNNNNNNNNNNNNNNNNNNNNNNNNNNNNNNNNNNNNNNNNNNNNNNNNNNNNNNNNNNNNNNNNNNNNNNNNNNNNNNNNNNNNNNNNNNNNNNNNNNNNNNNNNNNNNNNNNNNNNNNNNNNNNNNNNNNNNNNNNNNNNNNNNNNNNNNNNNNNNNNNNNNNNNNNNNNNNNNNNNNNNNNNNNNNNNNNNNNNNNNNNNNNNNNNNNNNNNNNNNNNNNNNNNNNNNNNNNNNNNNNNNNNNNNNNNNNNNNNNNNNNNNNNNNNNNNNNNNNNNNNNNNNNNNNNNNNNNNNNNNNNNNNNNNNNNNNNNNNNNNNNNNNNNNNNNNNNNNNNNNNNNNNNNNNNNNNNNNNNNNNNNNNNNNNNNNNNNNNNNNNNNNNNNNNNNNNNNNNNNNNNNNNNNNNNNNNNNNNNNNNNNNNNNNNNNNNNNNNNNNNNNNNNNNNNNNNNNNNNNNNNNNNNNNNNNNNNNNNNNNNNNNNNNNNNNNNNNNNNNNNNNNNNNNNNNNNNNNNNNtcactagatggatagagtcttcctttctccatccgtgagttcctaactatgtggatctcagaccttccatatttgccttgaggtgcattatatggagtgtagctctttttgtacttggaatggccttgcgagagatagcaaggtgatctctcgatattgtttacccggccattcttcgtagctttcctatactttccattgctggtgtatagggacggtttatgaatagctactctggtcttttctgttggtcctttatgacctttatttggtttgggttgagatcctccatttcttgaagttcccaaaccattggtctgtttatctctcgagagatggtcttgatggaaccctagaccggttctatcacttgtaggtctgtgatcaaccaccattttctccatagctttggaggaattagtgtatgatgctatgacctttcgaagattaagctctctcgtctctcgagctttgcactcttcagatagtaggattactttggcttctaactcacttactttgagagtcagctccaaattctctttcgagacgttcttaagcatatctctttcagcagttagcttgct from Ipomoea triloba cultivar NCNSP0323 chromosome 7, ASM357664v1 encodes:
- the LOC116024389 gene encoding nuclear transcription factor Y subunit B-1-like, producing MVDNIMQGFEYRSTGAGCSGTDGEDRVMKEQDRLLPIANVGRIMKKILPPNAKISKEAKLTMQECVSEFISFVTGEASDKCQKEKRKTVNGDDVCWALGSLGFDDYAAPLKRYLHRYREMEGERANQSKSVAGEREEEKEGAPIQFLPYSFPNQQFHQVINID